Within the Flavobacterium sp. N502536 genome, the region AATTAACGCAATAGGAGCGGCCTGATCGGTTTTGTTTTTTGTAACGGAATCGTACTGTTGAAAAAAGATAGGGGCATTAACGGTTCGACCTTTATCATTCTGAAATTTGTCGTAGATGATACTGTTTTTCGTTAAAATAACTTTGTTTTTGGTGATAAAGAAATTAAGATCAGTGTCTTCAAAAACTTTGTTTAATACCTCTTGTACTGTTTTATTGGAGTACTCTCCCGATATTAAGACGTTAGTATCGATCCATTCGTTTTGAAAATAGAATTTATAAGTTGTAGAAGCTTCTATTTTTTTTAAAACTTCAACCCGATTGATGTTGCTGTAATTGAGGTTAATTTTTTGATCTTGTGAATAAATGAATTGGTTAAAACCGAAAAATAATAAAAGAAGGGTAAGTATTCTCATTTGGATAATTGCTACGGATTTTAGTTATTTATGTACTTCAGGAGGTTTTTCATAAATAGTGCAGCATCTTCCTTCTTTAAATTTCTATACATAAGATAAAAATCATTTATTTTCCTTTTGTTATCCTGAAACAGTGTTGTGATTTCCTTTTTATCATTTATAGGATAAAATGTATTTTGTTTTAAAAGAATAAATTCACGTTTGGGTACATAACCTATTAAATCGACTTCGGCTTTGTTGATTTTTTTCTTTTCTTTAGAGTGCTTTATGTAAAGAATAATGTTGTTTCCTACCGGAACTTCTTCATAATATCCCTTTCTGAAACTGTCTGAATAAGGGACGTTCAGATTTACAAATTTTTCATTGCCTATTGTAAAAGAGCTAATGTTTTCGGTAAAAAGATTAACCTTAGTAGTGTTTTGCTCCCCGTACGGTTTTATAACCAGTTCATCAGTATACGTATCGTAGTTTAATAATAAATCAGCATAATTTTGATTATTATACTGCATACTTCCTTTTTTAAAATCTTCGGAAATATAATAACGATTTTGATTGTTGACGGTTTTGTCGAAGTTTAAATGAGCCGGGCCGTTTTCAAATTCTAAGGATTCTACACCCAGGTTTTTGTCAAACCAGTTGTATACTGAGATTTCATTGCTTGTTTGTCCGTAAATGGTGTATGCATTTAAGAATAAGACAAATAAAATTAGGTAGTGGTTTTTTATTTGATTTTTCTTCAAAGGAGTGGTTGTTTAGGATATTTTGGTTTATAGCTTCTCAAAAATATCGAAAAAATGTTAATAAGCGCGGTGTTTTTGTTAAATAATAAAGATGTTGATGTTTTTTGACTTAAAAAAGAAGTAATTTATGCAATGTCGATGAAATTTAAGAGGTGTTTTTGTCTAAAAATAAAAAAAACACCCTGACTTAAAAGATTAAGCAGTAGTGTTTCATTAAAAAAGGGGCAAAAAATATTTTTTAGTCCGAAAAATCGTCTGAGGTATCTAAGATGTCGTCAAAGATTTTCTTAAGTGATTTTATATAGACTGGGAATGCAATGGCTAGCAAGAGATATTCTATTCTGAAAACCGTGATGTCGTCAAGAATTTTATATAAACAAGGAATGATAAATAGAAGAGAGACAGTTACGCCAACCCAGGGGTTGTTTTTTATTTTTTTTAATATTGATAAAAGCTTCATGTCTGATGGTCTGTTTAATTCAATTCTCATTTACGTTTTATAATTTGGGTTTCTTGGGGTAAAAGTAATTTTGATTTTTGGGAAGGAAATTAAAAATGTCACGAAAGCTGAATTTGTTGTCATGAAATCTTTAGGAGCCTTTGTGGTTGGGAGTATTTCTTTCAAAACAAAAAAAATCCTCCCGGATGGAGAGGATTTGCGGAGGTGTTATTTTTTGAGCTCTTGCTGTTACGACAAAATGTTCATTTTTTTTATAAAATCTTTATAGGTGTCGCTCAGATTTATTTTGTGATCGCCTTTTAAAATAATGAGATTATCGGCCAGGATAATTTCTTCTATTTTATTGGTGTTTACAATCGTATTTCGATGTGTTTTGATGAACCTGTTCTTGTCTAACAAATTGCTGATTTTTGTCAATGAAATCAGAATTACAAATTTTTCCTTCTCGGTAATGATGTTGCAATAGCGTTCTTCGACATCAATGTAGAGGATATCGTTGAGTGCTACCTTCTTTAAAGAGTTTTTCTTCTTTATAAACAAGTAGTCATTACTAATCACGGTATCTTGTTCTTCATTTTGAAAAACATTGGTTTGGGCATAAAACTTTTCGACAGCCATTTCTATGGCATATAGTATTTCCAGCTCGTTAAAAGGTTTCAGCAAAAAACTGAAAGGTTTTGTAAGTTTAGCTCTTTCAAAGATCTGACGGTCTTGTGAACTGGTTAAAAAGACAAATGGTTTGGAGGCGTTTGGAATAATGTTGATCGATTCGGCAAACGTAATTCCTTCCGGTTTTCCGTCTAAAAAAACATCAATAATAATGATGTCTATCGTATTCTCGTAAAAAAGTTTCAGTGCATCGGTAAAATTGGTTGCAACTCCTACAATATTATAATTGTTTTGCCGCAGTACCTTACATAGCGCTTCGCTTTGTTCCGGGGTATCTTCTATAATTAAAACATGAATGTTATCCATCGGTGGTTGTTTTTGGGAAAGTCAAAATCATTTTAGTTCCTATATTGAGCTCGCTTTCTATGGCTAGTGTTCCGCCATTTTTTTTGATCATTTGTTTGCACAGCTGCAAACCTAAACCGGTACCTATAATTTCAGAATTATTTTTTTTGGCGAGTAAAGAAGTATTGTCGGTAAGTAATTCTTTAATGGTTTCCGGGCTCATTCCGATTCCGTTGTCCTCAAGGATCAGATCGCAAAAATCAGGATTGGTTTCCCGGGTGTAAAAGCTTATTTTACCATTTTCATTCGAAAATTTAATCGCATTGTCCAATAAATTACGAAGTACAATTTTTAACGAATCGAGGTCTACGAAGATAAAACTATTTTTTGAAACTAAATTCTCAAAAGTAATGGTTTTGTCCAGTAGCAAAGGTTTGTAATTGTATTCGATTTGCTGCACGATAGAATACAAGTGAACGGATTCTTGGTGAAAGTACAATTGTTTGGTTTGTAACATGGCCCAATGCAGTAAATTATCCAATAAGCTATAGGCACCGCTTGCAATAGTACTGTTTTGAATAATGAGTTGATTCAATTCATCATAATTCTTGGTTTCCAATGTTGCCGATAACTTCGCGTTACTTGTTTTGAGCGCATTTACCGACGAGCGCAGATCATGGCTTACAATAGAGAACAGTTGATCTTTGGTCGTATTTAATTGATCGAGTTTGTTTTTTTGAAGTAATATGGTTTTGCCATTTTTTACTTTTTGGGCGTAGAGATACACTCCTGCTGTTAAGATTAGCAATAGACCAACGGCTGCAAAAAAGAAACCGTTACGTTGGGTATTTTTAAGTTTGTTTTCTACTTCAAGTACTTTTATTTGTTTTTGCTTTTGGGCTACAGCGAATTTTTTCTCAAAGTCGGCAACGGCCCAAATTTTATTTTGATTGTTG harbors:
- a CDS encoding LytR/AlgR family response regulator transcription factor, with the protein product MDNIHVLIIEDTPEQSEALCKVLRQNNYNIVGVATNFTDALKLFYENTIDIIIIDVFLDGKPEGITFAESINIIPNASKPFVFLTSSQDRQIFERAKLTKPFSFLLKPFNELEILYAIEMAVEKFYAQTNVFQNEEQDTVISNDYLFIKKKNSLKKVALNDILYIDVEERYCNIITEKEKFVILISLTKISNLLDKNRFIKTHRNTIVNTNKIEEIILADNLIILKGDHKINLSDTYKDFIKKMNILS
- a CDS encoding ATP-binding protein, giving the protein MTLNKVVEDESKEFEKEINFEQAKASFIKKNWDSTLTYSISALAVAKNKKIIDYCHFFRGYSFREKRLFKEAQREMLLVSNSFKLYPFINKNLGQISLELRDFKKAIYHFEKAEKKPLSNNQDYKLSIIYENLGICYLHLNDFLKAENYFFKSLKLKETENDLISLIGLYMNIANLYYSQYKDDQAIPYFTKAYKLSTKIKDFDTKRVASKNMAVVEENKGNFKKALEYRKESEQWKDSLNNQNKIWAVADFEKKFAVAQKQKQIKVLEVENKLKNTQRNGFFFAAVGLLLILTAGVYLYAQKVKNGKTILLQKNKLDQLNTTKDQLFSIVSHDLRSSVNALKTSNAKLSATLETKNYDELNQLIIQNSTIASGAYSLLDNLLHWAMLQTKQLYFHQESVHLYSIVQQIEYNYKPLLLDKTITFENLVSKNSFIFVDLDSLKIVLRNLLDNAIKFSNENGKISFYTRETNPDFCDLILEDNGIGMSPETIKELLTDNTSLLAKKNNSEIIGTGLGLQLCKQMIKKNGGTLAIESELNIGTKMILTFPKTTTDG